The proteins below are encoded in one region of Drosophila santomea strain STO CAGO 1482 chromosome 2R, Prin_Dsan_1.1, whole genome shotgun sequence:
- the LOC120444926 gene encoding glycerol-3-phosphate acyltransferase 3 isoform X1 produces MIDVLLDIFWIPLGGFLSFLIFISAINKSIGVRKAYVNLLLRIFEYGRVSIETASKENQHVQNPKTDDKQGVQIVDDADSKEGTNGATLITRDAVLLPQAQEPAPEKPVSSTKDEINFDFEKCLDYVKSGVEAIIEDDVTSRFEAEELKSWNMLTRTNRHYEFISWKITSIWVFGFFIRYVILMPLRVLVCFVGVLFAVLSNSIVACLPFRFVRLSLASLSFKITFRLISSSMSSFIKFHNKQYKPTISGFCVANHTSPLDVAILSTDCTYSLIGQRHGGFLGVLQRALARASPHIWFERGEAKDRHLVAERLKQHVSDPNNPPILIFPEGTCINNTSVMQFKKGSFEVGGVIYPVAIKYDPRFGDAFWNSAKYSMMQYLYMMMTSWAIVCDVWYLPPMYRQEGESAIDFANRVKSVIAKQGGLIDLVWDGQLKRMKPKKEWREIQQVEFANRLKSDST; encoded by the exons ATGATCGACGTGCTATTGGACATATTCTGGATCCCCCTCGGGGGCTTCCTCTCATTTCTGATATTTATTTCCGCCATAAACAAATCAATCGGCGTCCGAAAAGCGTACGTGAACCTCCTCCTAAGGATATTCGAG TACGGTCGAGTTAGTATAGAGACAGCATCCAAAGAAAACCAACACGTTCAAAATCCTAAGACTGATGACAAACAGGGAGTGCAAATAGTGGACGACGCCGATTCCAAAGAAGGCACAAATGGAGCCACCTTGATCACCAGGGACGCTGTGCTGCTGCCCCAGGCGCAGGAGCCCGCTCCAGAGAAACCAGTTTCCTCCACAAAG GATGAAATCAATTTCGATTTTGAGAAATGCTTGGACTACGTAAAGTCTGGCGTGGAGGCCATCATCGAGGACGATGTTACGTCGCGCTTCGAGGCGGAGGAGCTCAAGAGCTGGAACATGCTGACACGCACCAATAGGCACTACGAGTTCATTTCCTGGAAAATAACCTCCATCTGGGTGTTTGGCTTCTTCATCCGATACGTCATCCTGATGCCCCTCCGAGTACTGGTCTGCTTCGTTGGT GTTTTATTTGCAGTTTTATCAAACTCTATTGTGGCTTGTTTACCTTTTCGATTTGTACGGCTTTCTCTAGCGAGCTTGTCATTCAAAATTACGTTCCGCCTTATTTCAAGTTCTATGTCCTCCTTTATCAAGTTCCACAATAAGCAATATAAGCCCACAATTTCTGGGTTCTGTGTAGCCAACCACACCTCTCCCTTGGATGTGGCTATATTATCGACCGATTGTACCTACTCTTTG ATTGGCCAACGCCATGGAGGCTTCTTGGGTGTGCTGCAAAGGGCTTTGGCCAGAGCATCTCCCCACATTTGGTTCGAGCGTGGCGAGGCCAAGGATCGCCATTTGGTGGCTGAGCGGCTCAAGCAGCACGTTTCCGATCCGAACAACCCACCGATCCTCATCTTCCCGGAGGGCACTTGCATCAACAACACGTCGGTCATGCAGTTCAAGAAGGGCAGCTTCGAAGTTGGCGGCGTCATCTACCCGGTGGCCATTAA GTACGATCCGCGGTTCGGCGATGCCTTCTGGAACAGCGCAAAGTACTCGATGATGCAGTATCTGTACATGATGATGACCTCGTGGGCCATCGTCTGCGACGTGTGGTACCTGCCCCCGATGTACAGGCAGGAGGGAGAGTCGGCGATCGACTTTGCGAACCGCGTGAAGAGCGTCATCGCCAAGCAGGGAGGCTTGATTGATCTGGTCTGGGACGGGCAGCTGAAGCGCATGAAGCCAAAGAAGGAGTGGAGGGAGATCCAGCAAGTCGAGTTTGCCAATCGGCTGAAGTCGGACTCCACCTAA
- the LOC120444926 gene encoding glycerol-3-phosphate acyltransferase 3 isoform X2 has translation MIDVLLDIFWIPLGGFLSFLIFISAINKSIGVRKAYVNLLLRIFEYGRVSIETASKENQHVQNPKTDDKQGVQIVDDADSKEGTNGATLITRDAVLLPQAQEPAPEKPVSSTKDEINFDFEKCLDYVKSGVEAIIEDDVTSRFEAEELKSWNMLTRTNRHYEFISWKITSIWVFGFFIRYVILMPLRVLVCFVGVVWLTVCTAAVGYLKDGPFKRDLVHKVLGMCFGVLSSAISAVITYHNEDNRPSSGICVANHTSPIDVLVLMCDSTYSLIGQRHGGFLGVLQRALARASPHIWFERGEAKDRHLVAERLKQHVSDPNNPPILIFPEGTCINNTSVMQFKKGSFEVGGVIYPVAIKYDPRFGDAFWNSAKYSMMQYLYMMMTSWAIVCDVWYLPPMYRQEGESAIDFANRVKSVIAKQGGLIDLVWDGQLKRMKPKKEWREIQQVEFANRLKSDST, from the exons ATGATCGACGTGCTATTGGACATATTCTGGATCCCCCTCGGGGGCTTCCTCTCATTTCTGATATTTATTTCCGCCATAAACAAATCAATCGGCGTCCGAAAAGCGTACGTGAACCTCCTCCTAAGGATATTCGAG TACGGTCGAGTTAGTATAGAGACAGCATCCAAAGAAAACCAACACGTTCAAAATCCTAAGACTGATGACAAACAGGGAGTGCAAATAGTGGACGACGCCGATTCCAAAGAAGGCACAAATGGAGCCACCTTGATCACCAGGGACGCTGTGCTGCTGCCCCAGGCGCAGGAGCCCGCTCCAGAGAAACCAGTTTCCTCCACAAAG GATGAAATCAATTTCGATTTTGAGAAATGCTTGGACTACGTAAAGTCTGGCGTGGAGGCCATCATCGAGGACGATGTTACGTCGCGCTTCGAGGCGGAGGAGCTCAAGAGCTGGAACATGCTGACACGCACCAATAGGCACTACGAGTTCATTTCCTGGAAAATAACCTCCATCTGGGTGTTTGGCTTCTTCATCCGATACGTCATCCTGATGCCCCTCCGAGTACTGGTCTGCTTCGTTGGT GTAGTGTGGTTAACAGTGTGCACGGCTGCAGTGGGATACTTGAAGGATGGGCCCTTCAAGCGGGATCTCGTGCACAAGGTGCTCGGCATGTGCTTCGGCGTTTTGTCCAGCGCGATATCGGCGGTTATCACCTACCACAATGAGGATAATCGCCCGTCATCCGGTATTTGTGTTGCCAATCACACCAGTCCCATTGATGTGCTGGTCCTGATGTGCGACTCGACCTACTCGCTG ATTGGCCAACGCCATGGAGGCTTCTTGGGTGTGCTGCAAAGGGCTTTGGCCAGAGCATCTCCCCACATTTGGTTCGAGCGTGGCGAGGCCAAGGATCGCCATTTGGTGGCTGAGCGGCTCAAGCAGCACGTTTCCGATCCGAACAACCCACCGATCCTCATCTTCCCGGAGGGCACTTGCATCAACAACACGTCGGTCATGCAGTTCAAGAAGGGCAGCTTCGAAGTTGGCGGCGTCATCTACCCGGTGGCCATTAA GTACGATCCGCGGTTCGGCGATGCCTTCTGGAACAGCGCAAAGTACTCGATGATGCAGTATCTGTACATGATGATGACCTCGTGGGCCATCGTCTGCGACGTGTGGTACCTGCCCCCGATGTACAGGCAGGAGGGAGAGTCGGCGATCGACTTTGCGAACCGCGTGAAGAGCGTCATCGCCAAGCAGGGAGGCTTGATTGATCTGGTCTGGGACGGGCAGCTGAAGCGCATGAAGCCAAAGAAGGAGTGGAGGGAGATCCAGCAAGTCGAGTTTGCCAATCGGCTGAAGTCGGACTCCACCTAA
- the LOC120444926 gene encoding glycerol-3-phosphate acyltransferase 3-like isoform X3: MIDVLLDIFWIPLGGFLSFLIFISAINKSIGVRKAYVNLLLRIFEYGRVSIETASKENQHVQNPKTDDKQGVQIVDDADSKEGTNGATLITRDAVLLPQAQEPAPEKPVSSTKDEINFDFEKCLDYVKSGVEAIIEDDVTSRFEAEELKSWNMLTRTNRHYEFISWKITSIWVFGFFIRYVILMPLRVLVCFVGVLFAVLSNSIVACLPFRFVRLSLASLSFKITFRLISSSMSSFIKFHNKQYKPTISGFCVANHTSPLDVAILSTDCTYSLVVWLTVCTAAVGYLKDGPFKRDLVHKVLGMCFGVLSSAISAVITYHNEDNRPSSGICVANHTSPIDVLVLMCDSTYSLIGQRHGGFLGVLQRALARASPHIWFERGEAKDRHLVAERLKQHVSDPNNPPILIFPEGTCINNTSVMQFKKGSFEVGGVIYPVAIKYDPRFGDAFWNSAKYSMMQYLYMMMTSWAIVCDVWYLPPMYRQEGESAIDFANRVKSVIAKQGGLIDLVWDGQLKRMKPKKEWREIQQVEFANRLKSDST; encoded by the exons ATGATCGACGTGCTATTGGACATATTCTGGATCCCCCTCGGGGGCTTCCTCTCATTTCTGATATTTATTTCCGCCATAAACAAATCAATCGGCGTCCGAAAAGCGTACGTGAACCTCCTCCTAAGGATATTCGAG TACGGTCGAGTTAGTATAGAGACAGCATCCAAAGAAAACCAACACGTTCAAAATCCTAAGACTGATGACAAACAGGGAGTGCAAATAGTGGACGACGCCGATTCCAAAGAAGGCACAAATGGAGCCACCTTGATCACCAGGGACGCTGTGCTGCTGCCCCAGGCGCAGGAGCCCGCTCCAGAGAAACCAGTTTCCTCCACAAAG GATGAAATCAATTTCGATTTTGAGAAATGCTTGGACTACGTAAAGTCTGGCGTGGAGGCCATCATCGAGGACGATGTTACGTCGCGCTTCGAGGCGGAGGAGCTCAAGAGCTGGAACATGCTGACACGCACCAATAGGCACTACGAGTTCATTTCCTGGAAAATAACCTCCATCTGGGTGTTTGGCTTCTTCATCCGATACGTCATCCTGATGCCCCTCCGAGTACTGGTCTGCTTCGTTGGT GTTTTATTTGCAGTTTTATCAAACTCTATTGTGGCTTGTTTACCTTTTCGATTTGTACGGCTTTCTCTAGCGAGCTTGTCATTCAAAATTACGTTCCGCCTTATTTCAAGTTCTATGTCCTCCTTTATCAAGTTCCACAATAAGCAATATAAGCCCACAATTTCTGGGTTCTGTGTAGCCAACCACACCTCTCCCTTGGATGTGGCTATATTATCGACCGATTGTACCTACTCTTTG GTAGTGTGGTTAACAGTGTGCACGGCTGCAGTGGGATACTTGAAGGATGGGCCCTTCAAGCGGGATCTCGTGCACAAGGTGCTCGGCATGTGCTTCGGCGTTTTGTCCAGCGCGATATCGGCGGTTATCACCTACCACAATGAGGATAATCGCCCGTCATCCGGTATTTGTGTTGCCAATCACACCAGTCCCATTGATGTGCTGGTCCTGATGTGCGACTCGACCTACTCGCTG ATTGGCCAACGCCATGGAGGCTTCTTGGGTGTGCTGCAAAGGGCTTTGGCCAGAGCATCTCCCCACATTTGGTTCGAGCGTGGCGAGGCCAAGGATCGCCATTTGGTGGCTGAGCGGCTCAAGCAGCACGTTTCCGATCCGAACAACCCACCGATCCTCATCTTCCCGGAGGGCACTTGCATCAACAACACGTCGGTCATGCAGTTCAAGAAGGGCAGCTTCGAAGTTGGCGGCGTCATCTACCCGGTGGCCATTAA GTACGATCCGCGGTTCGGCGATGCCTTCTGGAACAGCGCAAAGTACTCGATGATGCAGTATCTGTACATGATGATGACCTCGTGGGCCATCGTCTGCGACGTGTGGTACCTGCCCCCGATGTACAGGCAGGAGGGAGAGTCGGCGATCGACTTTGCGAACCGCGTGAAGAGCGTCATCGCCAAGCAGGGAGGCTTGATTGATCTGGTCTGGGACGGGCAGCTGAAGCGCATGAAGCCAAAGAAGGAGTGGAGGGAGATCCAGCAAGTCGAGTTTGCCAATCGGCTGAAGTCGGACTCCACCTAA
- the LOC120444529 gene encoding muscle LIM protein Mlp84B — protein MPFVPVETPKCPACGKSVYAAEERVAGGYKFHKTCFKCSMCNKALDSTNCTEHEKELFCKNCHGRKYGPKGYGFGGGAGCLSTDTGAHLNRDFVPPKIPPKAPDGLGCPRCGIYVYAAEQMLARGKGYHRRCFKCVQCNKTLDSTLHCDGPDKDIYCRGCYAQKFGARGYGHIGISSLGLMSDIKDCEWQSDMAPKSSAINVEQIQAPIGEGCPRCGGVVFAAEQVLSKGRPWHRKCFKCRDCTKTLDSIIACDGPDNEVYCKTCYGKKWGPHGYGFACGSSFLQTDGITEENLASERPFVAPDTTSIMAPDGEGCPRCGGAVFAAELQLSKGKMYHRKCFKCERCTRPLDSVLACDGPDDNIYCKLCYAKLFGPKGVGYGHTPTLVSTNYEYTPSCWGTIDRNGQKSENGCPRCGFMVFAAEQVKSAKNVWHKLCFYCMECRKYLDSTNLNDGPDGGIYCRSCYGKFYGPKGVGYGIGAGTLTMA, from the exons ATGCCTTTCGTTCCCGTTGAAACCCCCAAGTGCCCCGCGTGCGGCAAGTCGGTCTACGCTGCCGAGGAGCGCGTTGCCGGAGGCTACAAATTCCACAAGACCTGCTTCAAGTGCA GCATGTGCAATAAGGCCCTGGACTCGACCAACTGCACGGAGCACGAGAAGGAGCTTTTCTGCAAAAACTGCCATGGTCGCAAATACGGTCCCAAGGGATACGGTTTCGGTGGTGGTGCCGGCTGCCTGTCCACGGACACTGGCGCCCACTTAAACAGAGA CTTCGTTCCGCCGAAGATTCCCCCAAAAGCACCCGACGGACTGGGCTGCCCACGGTGTGGCATATATGTGTATGCCGCCGAGCAGATGCTGGCCAGAGGAAAG GGCTATCACCGGAGGTGCTTCAAGTGCGTGCAATGCAACAAGACGCTGGACTCGACTCTTCACTGTGATGGTCCGGACAAGGACATTTACTGTAGAG GATGTTATGCTCAGAAGTTTGGGGCCAGGGGCTACGGGCACATCGGCATTTCGTCCTTGGGCTTGATGTCCGACATCAAGGATTGCGAGTGGCAAAG CGACATGGCTCCCAAGTCCTCCGCCATTAATGTGGAGCAGATCCAGGCGCCCATCGGTGAGGGATGTCCACGCTGTGGAGGCGTGGTCTTTGCCGCGGAACAAGTTCTCTCCAAGGGAAGGCCCTGGCACCGGAAGTGCTTCAAGTGTCGGGACTGCACCAAAACCCTGGACTCCATTATCGCGTGCGATGGTCCGGATAATGAGGTCTACTGCAAGACTTGCTACGGCAAGAAGTGGGGACCCCATGGCTACGGATTCGCCTGTGGATCCAGTTTCTTGCAAACCGACGGCATTAC TGAGGAGAACTTGGCATCCGAGCGACCTTTCGTGGCTCCGGACACCACTTCGATCATGGCTCCGGACGGCGAGGGATGTCCCCGATGCGGTGGCGCGGTCTTTGCAGCCGAGCTGCAGTTGTCCAAGGGAAAGATGTACCACCGAAAGTGCTTCAAATGCGAGAGGTGCACCCGACCCTTAGACTCGGTACTCGCCTGCGACGGTCCGGATGACAACATCTACTGCAAGCTCTGCTACGCGAAGTTGTTTGGCCCCAAAGGAGTTGGGTACGGACACACTCCCACTCTGGTGTCCACCAACTACGAGTACACGCCCAGCTG CTGGGGAACCATCGATCGCAACGGGCAGAAGTCGGAGAACGGGTGTCCGCGATGCGGATTCATGGTCTTCGCCGCGGAACAGGTGAAGAGCGCGAAGAACGTGTGGCACAAGCTCTGCTTCTACTGCATGGAGTGCCGGAAGTACCTGGACTCGACCAACTTGAACGACGGACCCGATGGCGGCATCTATTGCCGCTCCTGCTACGGCAAGTTCTACGGACCCAAGGGCGTGGGCTACGGCATCGGAGCTGGCACACTGACAATGGCTTAA
- the LOC120444528 gene encoding carboxylesterase 5A: MDCRANFLAFLAVFFHLLSDYCFAPVQCVDAPFIHIPGNGVISGTYLKMFRTQNIKAYLGIRYAHARRFQPPDIELTPWKGIFNATVFQPDCWQNAMPSVGRETEQILKIIQSDSSAQDGERKFEENCLYLNVFVPDGLPEINGYAVVVWIHSGDFSTGSPADVEPFQLVFKQKVIVVTFSYRLNIFGFFTTDDGEAQGNYGLMDQSAALYWVKKNINFFGGDSNRITLMGHDAGAVSVALHMTSGEWSKGGFHKAIIMSGNPLSPVKMPYEYEGSLDQVSSTFGCPRRPTSMFIQCLKRIDAKRLSENLPSVSWGPVVDFGLSNTSYPFIENQPEILFKKGSYHRVPVIIGVTDMEEVLTLFKDNLDTDISAADLEGFFNDIAVNDMHKLVRNYEWCSNYELISDAINFMYANDSDTDAKKSNRHIISAHTEKFYITPMQTFADLISNDSQVYSYLFRMRPRSVLQDLPSWISVPKHFDQVFVWGNPYMTNSVDWKSTDKKIADIIMTLWANFAKTSNPTKSNVYVKWNAMTPNNDSVLLVDESFNTDNLLNNQRINFWRSLYPKILVYSADCCNSTFSGGGLVMATSTSVPILCTLSIIALSLIYFE, translated from the exons ATGGATTGCAGAGCGAACTTCCTGGCCTTCTTGGCCGTGTTTTTTCACCTACTCAGCGATTACTGTTTCGCACCTGTGCAATGTGTGGACGCACCCTTTATACACATTCCGGGCAACGGAGTCATATCCGGCACCTATCTGAAGATGTTCCGGACCCAAAACATCAAGGCCTACCTGGGCATTCGCTACGCACATGCCCGGAGATTTCAGCCGCCGGATATCGAACTAACACCGTGGAAGGGCATTTTCAACGCGACCGTCTTCCAGCCGGACTGCTGGCAGAACGCCATGCCCTCCGTGGGCAGGGAAACGGAGCAGATCCTCAAAATCATACAGTCCGACTCGAGTGCCCAGGATGGGGAGAGGAAGTTTGAGGAGAACTGCCTGTATCTGAACGTCTTTGTACCTGATG GACTGCCCGAAATCAATGGATACGCAGTTGTGGTGTGGATCCATTCCGGCGACTTCTCCACCGGCAGTCCGGCGGATGTGGAGCCATTTCAGTTGGTCTTCAAGCAGAAGGTGATTGTGGTGACCTTTTCGTATCGGCTAAACATCTTCGGCTTCTTCACCACCGACGACGGCGAGGCCCAGGGTAACTATGGCCTCATGGACCAGTCGGCCGCGCTCTACTGGGTGAAGAAGAACATCAACTTCTTTGGCGGCGACTCGAACCGCATCACCCTGATGGGCCATGATGCGGGTGCGGTGAGTGTGGCGCTGCACATGACGTCGGGTGAGTGGTCGAAGGGTGGCTTCCACAAGGCCATCATCATGTCGGGCAATCCGCTGAGTCCCGTCAAGATGCCGTACGAGTACGAGGGGTCGCTGGACCAGGTGTCCAGCACCTTTGGCTGTCCGCGCAGGCCGACCTCGATGTTCATCCAGTGCCTGAAGAGGATCGATGCCAAGCGGCTCTCGGAGAACCTGCCCTCGGTGAGCTGGGGCCCTGTGGTGGACTTTGGGCTGAGCAACACCTCCTATCCGTTCATCGAGAACCAGCCGGAGATCCTGTTCAAGAAGGGCAGCTACCACAGGGTGCCCGTGATCATTGGAGTGACCGATATGGAGGAGGTGCTGACCCTGTTCAAGGACAACCTCGACACGGACATCAGCGCCGCCGATCTGGAGGGATTCTTCAACGACATCGCCGTGAACGACATGCACAAGCTGGTGCGCAACTACGAGTGGTGCTCCAACTACGAGTTGATATCCGATGCCATCAACTTCATGTACGCAAACGACTCGGATACGGACGCCAAGAAGTCGAACAGGCACATCATCAGTGCCCACACCGAGAAGTTCTACATCACGCCCATGCAGACGTTCGCCGATCTGATCAGTAACGACAGCCAAGTCTACAGCTACCTGTTCAGGATGCGGCCGCGGTCGGTGCTCCAGGATCTGCCCAGTTGGATAAGTGTGCCCAAGCACTTCGACCAGGTCTTCGTGTGGGGCAATCCCTACATGACCAACTCCGTGGACTGGAAGTCGACCGACAAGAAAATCGCCGACATCATCATGACCCTGTGGGCGAACTTCGCGAAGACCTCGAACCCCACGAAGTCGAATGTGTACGTGAAGTGGAACGCCATGACGCCCAACAATGACTCGGTGCTCCTCGTCGACGAGAGCTTCAACACGGACAACCTGCTGAACAACCAGCGTATCAACTTCTGGCGATCGCTGTACCCGAAGATCCTCGTCTACTCCGCCGACTGCTGCAACTCCACATTCTCGGGCGGCGGCCTGGTGATGGCCACTTCCACTTCCGTTCCAATACTATGTACCCTTAGCATTATCGCATTATCgttaatatattttgaataa
- the LOC120444530 gene encoding MICOS complex subunit Mic10 produces the protein MTHEPQKPVKPAAKETPAVSEETRTTDKCLADFCMKGGSGLIVGCAFTLFFTRPQTYPIWLGLGIGMGVAYDCCQSRWNQQ, from the coding sequence ATGACCCATGAACCGCAGAAGCCCGTCAAGCCGGCAGCCAAGGAGACTCCGGCTGTGAGCGAGGAGACGAGAACCACGGACAAGTGCCTGGCGGACTTTTGCATGAAGGGCGGAAGTGGCCTGATCGTCGGCTGCGCCTTCACCTTGTTCTTCACGAGACCACAAACCTATCCCATTTGGCTGGGACTGGGCATCGGAATGGGCGTGGCCTACGACTGCTGCCAGAGCCGCTGGAATCAGCAGTGA
- the LOC120444527 gene encoding uncharacterized protein LOC120444527 — MLRYLLILCALGSATCGDVELLTQTVYGFLDFTTTIGNTVMVFSPQSSPAFELKSNDTHEIVNIIETKPKETKKEKEKVGIKPTPLIVTHSNVMPETETSQIESYNISLSNSPIQTLLNTPEYDLLSRQPEQFAEETYRLVNFKSKNEADRQRVYASKKEPVHGYQTRSSEFRSIVTATKDSGKFSKVSQVSHVHAVSSVEKKSKPRQTRTNKPVTPSIQPSRTLKEFSTQTQLSSKPPRKSHQSGRDNRGSSGTRKPSRPKGKRRNKHTQSAKPAVAPSATETTSRPSYRTKANANAVQEEPVSVVSPNAFKLNRRPGRWQYKSSPKPKVNIRKNANPNLPSAIQNDTSPSEEIPVDIITNQAINNGRDLEASGSQNGPVANNNNDDPNSKYFVQTLNVEISTPQPFIDTYYEIATIKTPFIFQAGVVKKTRFLTVTSTIEKVIQEEHTKEYSEDDGPLTENILEATASTNDLKTLTGSVTTLKPIYLGEETETPSLETITESFSITHTKLKTQILPVVYAKRNETIQVTLVQTYDYTSLITVTQTISPLSDDFNPSKNFKDFEGSLDEAGSEINLDLEFGDEDNTGKFDAKIKPKLKVEAKSNVTSPLIPLIPEPISFPETLQNSLITSTRPVIKLETIWESHVVPLVRGTDTIMRTLSKSVGVVEKTEYVTDVATISMPTPSSQYPFSINPFNPFNPLLPIPPQQFITSTEVQQSMVTETSSKVLKLTFGARTAYTTIFSTSVVPTAVTRLITATIPGQPGQSFPNYYPPPYNPFAYVG; from the exons aTGCTGCGCTACCTGCTCATTCTTTGCGCCCTCGGAAGCG CTACTTGCGGCGATGTAGAGCTGCTAACTCAGACTGTTTATGGCTTCCTGGACTTCACCACCACCATTGGGAACACCGTCATGGTCTTCTCGCCCCAAAGCTCTCCAGCCTTCG agCTCAAGTCCAACGACACACACGAGATAGTGAATATTATAGAGACCAAGCCGAAAGAAACCaagaaagaaaaggagaaGGTCGGCATCAAGCCAACGCCTTTGATTGTGACTCACTCGAATGTCATGCCCGAGACCGAAACATCCCAGATTGAATCTTACAACATAAGTCTCTCCAACTCGCCCATTCAGACCCTCCTGAATACCCCTGAATACGATCTGCTGTCCCGCCAGCCGGAGCAGTTTGCCGAGGAAACCTACCGCCTGGTGAACTTTAAGTCCAAGAACGAGGCCGACCGCCAACGGGTATATGCGTCCAAGAAGGAGCCCGTCCATGGCTACCAAACGAGATCCAGCGAGTTCAGGAGCATCGTGACGGCGACCAAGGACTCTGGGAAATTCTCAAAGGTCTCCCAGGTCTCGCATGTCCACGCAGTTTCAAGTGTGGAGAAGAAGAGCAAGCCGCGACAGACGCGGACCAACAAACCAGTCACGCCCTCGATCCAGCCGAGCAGGACTCTCAAGGAGTTCTCCACCCAGACCCAGCTTTCCAGCAAGCCACCCAGGAAGAGCCACCAAAGTGGCCGCGACAACCGAGGATCATCGGGCACCAGGAAGCCCTCTCGACCCAAGGGAAAGCG GAGGAACAAGCACACGCAGAGTGCCAAGCCGGCGGTAGCTCCATCAGCAACTGAAACCACCTCGCGTCCCTCTTACCGAACGAAAGCCAACGCGAATGCTGTGCAGGAGGAACCAGTGTCGGTGGTGAGTCCCAACGCCTTCAAGCTCAACAGGCGTCCTGGACGATGGCAGTACAAGTCCTCGCCGAAGCCCAAAGTAAACATCAGGAAGAACGCCAACCCCAATCTGCCCAGCGCCATCCAAAACGACACTTCGCCAAGTGAGGAGATACCCGTGGACATCATCACCAACCAGGCCATAAACAATGGCAGGGATCTAGAGGCGTCCGGCTCCCAAAACGGACCCGTtgcgaacaacaacaacgacgatcCCAACTCCAAATACTTTGTGCAGACGCTGAACGTGGAAATATCTACACCCCAACCATTTATAGACACCTATTACGAAATTGCAACCATCAAGACTCCGTTTATATTCCAG GCTGGAGTGGTTAAGAAAACGCGCTTCCTGACCGTCACCTCCACCATAGAGAAGGTGATCCAGGAGGAGCACACCAAGGAGTACTCCGAAGACGATGGTCCGTTGACGGAGAACATTTTGGAGGCCACCGCCAGTACGAATGACCTTAAGACCTTAACGGGCAGCGTTACGACCTTGAAACCCATCTATCTGGGCGAGGAGACGGAGACCCCCAGCCTCGAGACCATAACGGAGTCCTTTTCCATAACGCACACTAAGCTGAAAACCCAGATCCTCCCCGTTGTGTACGCGAAAAGAAACGAAACCATCCAAGTTACCCTGGTTCAGACTTACGACTACACCAGTCTCATCACTGTGACCCAGACCATTTCCCCCTTGAGCGACGACTTCAATCCCTCGAAGAACTTCAAGGATTTCGAAGGAAGTTTGGACGAGGCCGGGTCGGAAATCAACCTGGACCTGGAGTTCGGAGACGAAGACAATACGGGCAAATTCGACGCAAAGATAAAGCCGAAACTCAAAGTTGAGGCAAAGAGTAATGTTACCAGTCCACTGATCCCCCTGATCCCGGAACCGATTAGTTTCCCGGAAACGCTGCAAAACAGCTTAATAACTTCTACGCGACCCGTTATCAAACTGGAGACCATCTGGGAGTCCCATGTGGTGCCGTTGGTCAGAGGAACCGATACCATCATGAGAACGCTCTCCAAGTCCGTGGGTGTCGTCGAGAAGACGGAATACGTCACTGATGTCGCCACCATTTCCATGCCAACGCCATCCTCGCAGTATCCCTTCTCGATCAACCCATTCAATCCCTTCAACCCACTACTGCCCATTCCCCCCCAGCAGTTCATCACCTCCACCGAGGTTCAGCAGTCCATGGTGACGGAAACGAGTTCCAAGGTCTTGAAACTGACTTTCGGCGCCAGAACCGCCTACACCACCATCTTCTCCACCTCCGTCGTTCCCACAGCCGTCACTAGGTTAATAACCGCCACGATTCCCGGCCAGCCAGGTCAATCCTTCCCCAACTACTATCCGCCTCCCTACAATCCATTTGCCTATGTTGGTTAG